The DNA window CTGTGGGCCTCTGAGgatcttaaaaaaaactaagGGATTTAATTGACACACTTGGTGACTAGAAAAAAATGGGTTAAAAGGggagtgaaaaaaatgaaacaaaaggtCATATGTCCAAAAAAAGACAACTAGACATACATTAAGGCTTCTCACAGGAACATAGTGACATttataatgaacatttttaaaccaGCTGTTATCTACAGGTTGCTAGGCAGATGCTGTGAGATCACAAAGTGGTAAATTTAAAATTGGCCCCTGGGGAGTGGCCCTGTTTGTGAACCTGCCGATGGGGACAGGGATGCTACATCATGCAGgtcacttcctgctgctgcactgcatgCTGGCAGAGGTACAAAGACGGACTGCTGGGGCTTCACAACAGTActtccccccccacccccgccAAATCAAACTGTTCTTGCAAACACTGGGAAACAATTAGTCATAATCTTATAAGCAAAACTGCCAAACATTGTAATGGTTAAACATTAAATGGTGGTATTTTTCCTCTATCTCATGTTAATCTCATCTCATTCAAAAAAGAAGGCATCGTTTTGTTGTGCTGGTACACTGTACAACAACTCTAACTTATAAACTTGCTTTCATCAATTAACAGTAGCCCTGCTTCTCAGAAACTTCTTACAAACACTTAACAACTCTGCACACCCCTTCTGAAGTCAAAaccatcatttttttaataacatcCCAAATGTTTCTCCATTTTTCCCTGCTGTGTGCCAATTACCTCCTTAGAAATCTCCCTTATCAGCCGATCAATTAGAAAACTGCAGGCACAGGGCAAGAGACATcataaagagtgtgtgtgtgtgtgcgtgagagaggGAGTCAAAGAATTTGGTCATGTCAATGGGGTGCCATCAAATCCCATAATAAAGCGGTCCAATGTCTGAATCGAGTTGCTCGGCAACACAGAAAAAGGAATGCCTTTGAGCCTTTGCCTTCTATGAGATGGAGGCAGGCCGAAGTTGACACTcgttcagttttatttattcacacacacactgtcaagtCTGTCCAACATGAGTGAAAGTCACAATGAATCGTCTTGTGGAGCCGCCCCTACTGACTGAATATAGACGGTGTACTAGGAGCAGCGCCTCTCCACgatcaaaacctttttttaaaagtccaAAACATCCTCAGTTCACCCTGCTTacatctttatatatatttcagacttttaaaactttttgtATTAGGAATTTTTCCTTTCCATGACGTTCTACTGCTGTTTTTGAACAATGGCAGAAGAATGTAACACATTCCTCCTCAAATTTGCTCCATGTTAGTCATTTCTACATTTCAACTGAATGTTTGACACATTATGCCCTTTGTTCCCATTTGACTCTGCTGTGTCTGATCATTTTTAACCCTGAATGACCCACTACTCTGCCAGGATTTTTCAAGTTACAGCTTATCAGTTCTTCAATATTTAGAAAGGTGGCAATAATTAAACATTACTGCAATGCAAATGAACCAAAACATAAGCAAATGTAGTGCCATGCTGAACATCTGTGGCTTCAAAGAGCATAAGGGAGTAGCTATGCTACTTGCAAACACTGGATCAGGGCTAGTGACCGTGACAAAATCTGCTTTTTACCTTTAGGAAGAGAGCACCCTCTACTGCTCCAGTGGTGGCAAAGCTCCAGCAGGAGCCGCAGATGGCCTGGTCCTTCACTGGGGTCACAGCACCTGCAAGGACAAAGTTGAGGTAAAAACTGGATCACCTGCCAGACAGATGCATCTTTAGTAAACATTTCAGATTCTGTATACGTACCGTAAAGCCTCCAGTCAAGTGACTCAGGTACTTTCACTCCTTCGTAAATCTTGGAAGGGAAGGGGAGGCCTCTGTTTGGAGTCTTTCCTTGTCTTCTTCCCCTCATGGTGGCCAGCTCTGACATGGTGCGATCAGACAGTGAGTTTAGagccagagagaaagacagcCCTGCTCTGTTCTTGGAGTGGACGTACCTACAGCAACAGACAAGGAAAAAGTCACAGTTAACCCAAATCTTTCAGTTTAATTAATCTATATTCAAAGCACTTTCTGAAATTCTTGCATGGCTATGtcctaaaaagaaaagagcatgATGGTCATGCTAAAATGTCACAACTCATCATCATTTAATGTTCCTCTCTCctgagattatttttttgtgatcaaatttttatttttcagtactGGAGGTTAGATTGAATATAACAACAAATCATCAGCCGCAACAAACATCTGTAATACTGGACATAGATTATTTGAACATAACAAACATGATACTCTTGTTTATCCATGTACAATATGACATTCATCAACTGCCTGACAAGGGCTCTTCTTTGATCCTCCAGTCTTTAAAGTTTCCCCTcttcaacaaaactgaaaaaataaatgaataaaaaaactgCAAGGATACAGTATACAGTCACAGACATTATTTCACGATCTGGGTTACGTAGATTAATTTCACTTTATACAGTGCCTCGGGCAAGGTGTCAATTGTATTTCCATTCCCACCGTTGGTTCGAGCTATCAAGAGTTCCAGTCAGATGAtgtctaataatgagagaatCCATTGAGAAATCTGaagttaataataatactaacaATTTCTAGCAGCTGTCAGACTTAAAAGAAGAAGTCTTCTCTGAGATTTggtaacattaattactgaaTCATCATTTAGAAGTAAAGCATTAGGTAGACTTGGAAGTTTTGGTTACATTAGAGAGCACGTGTGCAACTCTAAACCAAAAATACTTCACGTCTGGGCAATTCCACATTGTGTGTAAATAGGTTCTcacttcattattattacatagtGTACAAATGGATTTGAGACAGAGCTGGAATTCTAAACGTTTCCTGGGAGTCAAATAAAATCTATTGGTGAATTTAAACTTAATCATTTGATGATTAAAATTTCAGGACGAGAAGGGCTCTCACCTGAGATTCTGAACAAAAGCATGCTCCCTTTTCTCATGCTCCGTTTCGTCGCTGTACTGGCGCTGGAACTTCTCCTTGAAATGGTTGAACATGCGCTGCGAGTGGCCTGAAGCTGATGTGTGGATGAGATCTTTCATCGGATTGGCCAATATGTGGTGTTCAACTCCTGGACCAGGAAATCCTCCACAGCTCatacctgtaaaaaaaaaaattagaccAAACAGAGAagtgttttctctcctttaaTTCCTCTAAAACATCTTGTAACTACAACACTACACTACAAACCTTCAGGGAGCGAGAATACTTTGGGGTCCACGTGAGTGCTGAACTCCTTGTAGTCCACCAAGTATTTGTCATAGTGGGACCCCAGCAGGGTGTTATATCCCATCATCTCATAGTGGAGGGGTGTGGCGGGCTCTGCCTTGCCATCTGCACCTTTCTCAGAATGGGTCACccacagtgtgtatgtgttcttcTTGTTACCGATCGTGGTCACATTCTGCCAGACTTCACACAGGGAGCCTCCGTAGTACTCCATCCTGAGAAACTGCAGGAGAGATGAAGTCTTTAAGTGACGGCCTTGTTTGGACGGTGACACTACTATGCTAAACATCAATCTAATAATGATGTTTTGATGTTAAAATACTACACagaacattttacacacacagacctggaaTCCCTGAACATCAGGCAAAGATGTTTGTGGTGTGACGGTTTCATCTTTTGTTCCGTTGACCTGGAAGCACTTCATCACATTCAGCTCTGTCTCTGTGGTCTCTGGAGTGATTTTATAGGAAACCCCCCACTGCTGCTCCGCCCCAATCTGGTATGTTGACACTTGGCCTGTcgatgaaaatgtgaaagaaaaagttaGACACGGCTGGCTCCTTAGCAGACGTGCAAGGAGCAGAGGtgattctgcaaaaaaaaagctaaagaaTGATATAACTTTAAGGGCTATCATAGGCTTTTTGTGGTAATTACCTTGAACTTGGTACAATCTGTTAATGCTACAGAAATCAGCTTGGCGAGTAGAGTTACTAATGAAGTAAAGCATTACTGAAGTAGATAATTTAAGGGCTACACTATTTAATAAAAGGTCCTAAATCTCTGATAAATTTTTCTAGACgaactacaataaaaaaaatacttgagcTATGTTTCAGGAAGGCACCTTTTGTgtggctgattttatttgtggAGTTTGTACAGAAGATAAAGTTCTTTGCTTGCAATGTAATGTAAGAAGTTCATGTAAATGGTAAAcggactgtacttgtatagcgcctttctagtcttccaaccactcaaagcgctttttacactacgaatcacattcacccattcacacacattcatacgctgaatgggtacaggggctaccatgcaaggtcccaacctgcccatcagaggaagctaagcattcacacacattcatacactgatggcacagccatcaggagcaattttggggttaagtatcttgcccaaggacacatcggcatgtggactggaggagccaggaatcgaaccgccgatcttccgattagtggacgacccactctacctcctgagccacagccgctgtagtgttgtaacatttttatctatgtttgacaaatgtttcaccactGCAACCATATTGTGGTGTCTTGTAAGTTCATGTGGGTGTAGCATTTATCTGTGCATTACACACTAACTGACTGACCAACTGACGTTTTCACTAAATACTATAGATTGGTATTTTCCTTTCTCTTACTGAAGGTgtttttactacttttatttACAAGTAACAATAGGCCTCCTATACAGTGTCAGTCTACTCTTTCCTCCTCTGGTAAAGATGTTACTATTTTGATGAGAGACATACTTTTTTACTTGCTTTGGTTataagaaataaatgaacaagtaaggttttccctctcctctcttttgtcCCCAGGGCCGGCTGTGTCTCAGAGGTAGAGtaggttgtccactaatcagaagattagTGGCTCCTCCAGTCAGCATGTCCAAGTGTCCtcgggcaagatactgaaccccaaattgctctcgtaagctgtgccatcagtgtatgagtGTGATGAGCAGGTTGACACCTTGCGTCTACCAtcagtgtatgagtgtgtgtgaatgggtgaatgttggcatgtagcgtaaagcactttgagtggtcagaagactagaaaggtgctatataaatgcagcctaTTACCAtttccctctgctctctccccTCTATATCcttacacactaacacacacacacacacacacgcatccaaaattgtatttatttattttaataaacataCACAGAGGGGGGTCCAAAATAGTTTCTATTTATGACTGCCTTGAGATAACAAACACCAAATGTAAATTCACAGAGACAACATTTAGAAAACAGCTTcaaaaagagactgaaaatatgatttaaaaaaaaaaaaaaaaaaaaaaagtacaataaaaaaatcacgAGTATGTAACATGAGTCAACAGAACAAGTTCCCCAATTGTGCTTATTTATGCTTTTTCACTTCCCTGTTTACGCACTGAGTGATTTACAACAGGCTCTAAGTTTCACATCACTAAACACACCAAGCAGGGAGAATACAGAGTCCGGTTTCAGAGAAAATACCACAGGTGAAAAGGTTTCTTACCATGGTAGTAATCTATTCGGCTGGACTTTGCTGTTAGATCTAACCAGGCCTCAAAAGGCTCCTTGATCTCAGCATAGGGCAGAGAGATCACTCCTGTAATGGAAATGTGAAAGACTATTGTAATGAGGCAGAATTATAATGACAAAGAAACCTAAAATGTTAAACTGCTTACCTTTGACATGATAGGACTTCCCGAAATCTGGAAGTGAAGGGACTGCTTTTCCCTCCgtaactgaaaacaaaacaaaaaaggtggTGAGGGTAGGAAGTGGTGAAAGGGACTTTTCAGTAGTTTAGCTGACCTCATCTATTCTTGTaaggacaaacagacaaaatgaaacCTTTCTCTGACGATAGATGTAACTCGATTGCTGGGAATATTGACAGCTGTCCTTGGACATTTACTCTTTGTCACTTCCAAAGAGATAAAGTCAAGCCAAATATCTGCTTGAAAAACTGGATATTTAGAAAATGTGTTACAACAATAGCAGAGAACTAGCTATGGCCTTTAATGGGTCACATTTCTTACTACAGctcacagtgtgttttgtttagtaCAGAAATAACTGAAGGAGTATTAAAAAGAAATGGTTGAAGTTAAAGTGTTAGTCGATGAAGTGCTATTTCATGTATGACGAAATAAAGTTTCAATAGTTTCGTCCGGGTTCATAAGCCATATTTAAGGATGCATGTGGCTTCCTGATAAGCTATTCGACTCTAAATTGGAGGATTTCTGACTAAAGTTTGGCGTGAAAATTTTCTGCGTACGTCAGCATGTCTGAGATAGAAGCCGTCTTCATTGTATTTGAAGAAATCGATCATCAATATCAATGTATTCATCGCTGCAGCCACTTACATCTGAAAGTATGAGTTTAGCAAATTGAACGATAACGTTGGCTAACAAGAAACAACTGCTAGCTGCCTTCATAGCACGAAGCTAGTTGGAAATATTGTGTCAATTTTAAATGTTGTGCCTTACCTACGACAGTCCACAAAAGCACAGCTGCAATGTACCAGCACCGCATTGTTTCTACTGCGCGCTCAGAAAAGCAGGAAAGATAGTCAGTCAGACttaactaaaacaaaaacacatgactCTGCAACCTCTAACTTACAGCTCTCGAAAACACAtaacaaaccacaaacaaagtCACTGATATCCGCTCTCAACCAATCACACAGTGGCGTGGAAGCGTGTCCTCCAATCAGATACAAGAAGTAATTGCAGGGATATCATGTGATTAGTGTCATATGACCAAGGTATGACTATGGTATACCATGGTTCCCGAACTGAAGGTCGGGACCCCCACAAGGTGGATTAATCAAAGGGGTTACGAGATGACGGGACAGGATAGGATACAgacaaaaaactaaatattttggACAcacaaaattgtgattttttttttaactttatttcttGTGGATTACTGTTTTACCTCCTCATGCCtctaaaagtaaataaaacaaaataagtccTCTTTCTAGAGCTGCAAGGTTAGTTGATTTATCAGCACCTCCAGGTCCTTGCTTGACTGTTcagtttaaaaattaatttgtgaGTCACGTGTTAGGTTTCTCAAACTCATAaacatatttcatcaaaaatTCCCTCTCAAAGTGTTCATTGTACGTTATAGAGTTATTTGCAGGACTTAAAGGGTGAGTTCACCCAATTCACAAATAACAAACTGCATATTTTCTCACTGAGTTCCAGTGTCCATGCAGACAGTTTGGTTAATATGCTGAGgttttcaaatatgtttttgagGTTGTTACTATGCAACAATGATGCTCACAgctttaaacatttacattcaaaaaATCAGCAACTTGTCTGGATAATTTTGAGTAACAGGAACACTGTTTCTGAAAAGATGTTGGTATTGACATTTCTAAAGATAATTGTTAAATGCTGTGGGATCCAATGAAGTGCCATTCACTACCATTGTATTGGGACGGAGGAAGAT is part of the Thunnus albacares chromosome 19, fThuAlb1.1, whole genome shotgun sequence genome and encodes:
- the zgc:110239 gene encoding digestive cysteine proteinase 1; amino-acid sequence: MRCWYIAAVLLWTVVVTEGKAVPSLPDFGKSYHVKGVISLPYAEIKEPFEAWLDLTAKSSRIDYYHGQVSTYQIGAEQQWGVSYKITPETTETELNVMKCFQVNGTKDETVTPQTSLPDVQGFQFLRMEYYGGSLCEVWQNVTTIGNKKNTYTLWVTHSEKGADGKAEPATPLHYEMMGYNTLLGSHYDKYLVDYKEFSTHVDPKVFSLPEGMSCGGFPGPGVEHHILANPMKDLIHTSASGHSQRMFNHFKEKFQRQYSDETEHEKREHAFVQNLRYVHSKNRAGLSFSLALNSLSDRTMSELATMRGRRQGKTPNRGLPFPSKIYEGVKVPESLDWRLYGAVTPVKDQAICGSCWSFATTGAVEGALFLKTGSLQVLSQQMLVDCSWGFGNNGCDGGEEWRAYEWIMKHGGIATTETYGAYMGMNGFCHLNTSQLTARVQSYTNVTSGDEEALKLALFKNGPVAVSIDASHRSFVFYSHGVYYEPACGNTTDALDHAVLAVGYGTLSGEPYWLVKNSWSTYWGNDGYILMSMKDNNCGVTTDATYVTLA